The genomic segment CGACACGGTACTTCGTCTTGTAGGTCGGAGGGACTCGCGATTTCATCCTCGCAGTGTGCCCGGCAGCGCCGGCCGGGACTCAAGGGCGACCCTGGCTGGCTCCTGAGCTGGTCGCGGGCCTCGATTCACGCACCAACGCCGAGCTCACGGTCCAGGACATTCGCAGCTCTCTGGCGTTCGCAGCCGATCGTGAACGGAGAATCTGGTCGCCGCGGGAGTAGGCCCTCGAGGCGCCAGAGGCGAACGAGCACCGGAATGCTGCACCTGGTCCCTCGCCGGTGTAGGCTGTCACTTGGAGACAACGCATGAACGAACTCCTCAAACGCATCAGCATCAACCCGCAGGTCTGCCACGGGCAACCCTGTGTGAAGGGAACGCGAGTCCCCGTGTGGATCGTCGTCCAGTTCCTGGCGAACGGGGACTCCGCGGATGAGGTGATGGCTGCGTATCCCGCGCTGGAGCGCGAAGACGTTCAGGCTTGCCTCGTCTATGCAGCGGAGCTGACTCGCGAGAGAGTCCTTCCGATCGACCTCGCGTCTTGAAGCTCAAGTTCAAGCTCGACGAGAACGCCGACCCCCGGTGGCGGGAGCCGCTTGTCGAAGCAGGTCACGATGTCTCGACGGCTGCCGAGGAGTCGCTCGCGGGTGCAGGCGATCACGACTTGGCAGCCGCTTGCCGAGCCGAAGGCAGATGTCTCGTGACGCTCGACGTCGACTTCGCTCAGATCCTGGACTTCCCTCCCAGCGAGTACGCGGGCTTGGTCGTGCTGCGACATCCACGACCGACGCTGTCGGGGATGAGGGACCTCGTGCGACAGCTCGCAATCGCTGTAGAGACGGAGTCGCCCACAGGTATGCTCTGGATCCTCGAGCCCGGTCGGCTTCGGATCTACCGAGGTTCGCCGGATGACGGCGATAACGGCCGGCCCTAGCCGGCTTCGCCCCCCTGGGTGGTGCCTGTCCCTCCCGAAAATGCTGCCCAAGGGCATCACATCACACCCGCCTGGACGGGCCTCTGAAGCACCGTAGCCGAGACGGGGTTGCGCGTCCAGATGCCCGGGGGATGATCTTCGGATGCCCGACCTCGCTCTGCTCGTGAACCTGCTTCAGCTCGCGCTCAAGAACCGCACCCAGCTCGCGCTCGAGAACATCGCGCTGCGCCACCAGCTCGCCGTCTACAAACGAACCGTCAAGCGCCCGCGGATCGAAGACCGTGACCGCATCTTCTGGCTGGCTGTCATGCGGATGCTCCGCGAGTGGCGCGAGGCGCTCGTCTTCGTGAAGCCTGAGACCGTGGTCCGATGGCACCGCCAGGGTTTCCGCTACTACTGGCGATGGAAGTCGCGCGCCAAGCCCGGCCGACCACCGATCAGCCGAGAGGTGATCAACCTCATTCGGCGCCTGTCACGCGAGAACGTGCTCTGGGGTGCGCCTCGCATCCGAGACGAGCTCGCACTGCTCGGGCACATGGTCGCGGAGTCGACAGTCGCGAAGTACATGGTCAAGCGTCCGCGGGCAGGTGACGGACAGAGCTGGCGCACGTTCCTCGACAACCACATGGCCGACACCGCAGCCTGCGACTTCTTCGTCGTACCCACGCTGACGTTCAAGCTGTTGTACGGCTTCGTCGTGCTGTCGCACGATCGTCGGCGCATCCTGCATATCAACGTGACGGCGAACCCAACGGCGACCTGGACGGCGAGGCAGATCGTCGAGGCGTTCCCGTACGGAGCGGTTCCCAAGTACCTCGTGCGCGACAGGGACTCGATCTACGGCTTCGCGTTCCGAGCGCAATGCAGAGCATTGGGCATCAAGGAAGTCCGGATAGCTCGACGGTCGCCTTGGCAGAATCCGTTTGCTGAACGCCTGATCGGCAGCATCCGACGCGAGTGCGTCGATCACATCGTTCCGTTCAACGAACGACACTTGCTGCGCACCCTTCGGGCGTACGTCGAGTACTACAACAAATCGAGGACGCACATGTCGCTCGATGGAAACGCGCCTGTAGCGCGTCTTCGTAGCTCGGGTGTCGGTGACGTGATTGCCGATCCTGTTCTCGGCGGCCTGCATCACGTCTACCGACGAACCGCGTAGCAGCGGAACTCGAATGTGCGCGTCGCGCCAAAGGAGAGAGTGTGTCCACACTGCGCGACGACTCGCTCGAACCGTGTTAGAATCGCGGCCGAAGGCCGCGCTCTCCAAGGTGCGCAGCGTTTTCGGGAGAGACAGGGGCTGGCCGCTTCGTGCGATCCGTGCAACAACGCCGCAGTTTGAGCGACCTGGCCACCCACTAAAGGTGTCGGAGAGCCGGTTTTGGGGAGGAACATGGGACAAGTGTGATGGTAGAGTCACAGTGGTAAGTGCGCACCCGCGTGTGCGGCGCACCGCGCCAACAGAGAGAGCTACACTTTGCGTATCAATCCCACCGGCTCCGCGACCCTTCTCGCTCTCGCTACCATTTATCCGAGCCCGACTGGACCGAACTGGCCCCACACGAGGGATGTGCCGGACATCCGATTGCAGACGAGTGGCCATCTGACCGGCAGCATGAACGCTGCCGAGCGCGACGCTTGCATCGCGGTCGCCGCGACCATCGATTGTGACGCTGCTGCCGACATCTCGGCGGCGATAGCAGCGGACTGTTTGAGACTCGCTTGGCTCCCGAATGTCGGGTCACCGCCGGGTGCCCATGACTACAACACGATCGCCATTCGGCCTGGCCTCTCTCCGTTCGCCTGCGCCGTAGCCCTCTTGCATGAATGGGAGCACGTGCAGAACACAAATGGCGGGCCGGCACACGGAGGTACGATCGGTGACGGGCGTACTGGTTCCGAGTGCTACGACTGCATCCACGCATTCATGAACCTGCAGAGCTGGCATGAGCTCGCAAACCTCATCTGCGATCCGCCCGCGATCGCCACCGAGGCCGATTGCGCGGCGCTTCGAAATATCGGCCAGGAGACCTCGCTGGCGGACGATTGCCTAATCGGTAGCTGCCTCAGCGGCATGAGTATCGTAGACCCGTATTCTGGCGACTGCCCCAACTGCCCCGAGTAGGCAATGCACATGAATGCCACGCTTATGGCCAGCACCCTGTTGTCGTGTGCCGCTCTTGCTCCGATGCACCGTCAGCAGCCCACCTGGAGTGCCGCCTCGGTCAATGCCACCATCGCACCATTCGGATTCAGCGTCCTCGCCCCGAATGACTTGTTTCGAGCCGAGGCGGTGATGGATCGAGCCAAGAACCTCGTCGAGGTGCAATGGAGGTACTCGGCAGCTTCCGACTTCTTGAGTCCGCCCGAACACTTCCTGGCGCAGAAATTCGCCGTGACTTTCATCCCGACGGCCGTCGAATTCCTCAACCCCGCGCATTTGGTCGTCGCGGGCACGCATGGTACTGAGACGATCGTCGAGGTCTGGCACCTGAAGATTCCGGTAGTGACCCCGACCGGCCTCGTCGGACAAACCAAGAAGTCGGCGCGGCTGGTGTACAAGGCGTCGCAGACGAACGTGCCCGGGATCGTTCGGAGCCTGATCCACAATCGCGGTGCCACGCAATCCGTCTTCGCGCGTTTCACCGGGAGCCACGA from the bacterium genome contains:
- a CDS encoding transposase family protein, whose protein sequence is MPDLALLVNLLQLALKNRTQLALENIALRHQLAVYKRTVKRPRIEDRDRIFWLAVMRMLREWREALVFVKPETVVRWHRQGFRYYWRWKSRAKPGRPPISREVINLIRRLSRENVLWGAPRIRDELALLGHMVAESTVAKYMVKRPRAGDGQSWRTFLDNHMADTAACDFFVVPTLTFKLLYGFVVLSHDRRRILHINVTANPTATWTARQIVEAFPYGAVPKYLVRDRDSIYGFAFRAQCRALGIKEVRIARRSPWQNPFAERLIGSIRRECVDHIVPFNERHLLRTLRAYVEYYNKSRTHMSLDGNAPVARLRSSGVGDVIADPVLGGLHHVYRRTA
- a CDS encoding DUF433 domain-containing protein; translated protein: MNELLKRISINPQVCHGQPCVKGTRVPVWIVVQFLANGDSADEVMAAYPALEREDVQACLVYAAELTRERVLPIDLAS